TTTAATTTCATGTTGCATCGATGGCTATTCTAGTCCAAAAAGGAAGAAAGACACACACCACTCCTTTTTGCTAATATAATTTTTCTTATTCACTATATGAAGAAATGCAATTCTCCTCATCAAAGGTTTACGTCGATTACTAGCTTGGCCCTAAAACACTTCAGACAAATTCAATCCAGGAAGTTCAAAGTATGTGATTATTTCatttaaatatttaaattcttagaaaaaagtacttttttttagtTAACTATACTTTCAACACAGAGGTAAAATAAGACGGAGTTGCGCGAAGAAAGTGGAGTCCTTGGCATTTTGCACCCCTAACGGGTGTTCTCTTTTGTAATTTACACCCTATCCTTTGTTATTAACAATTTGCACCCTAGTATATATATTTCTTTGCAAAACAATAAAGCAACTCCTTTTTTAAATATTTCAGGAGAGCAAAGTAGAAAAATACAAAATTTTATATCCCTAAATTTATTTTGGTATGAAGGAGACTAGATTTGGTGAAAACTTTTCCCGCCGTACGTCTTCCATTTTATCAGGAGTGACATTAGGTTTGTGCTCTTCACACATAAATATAACCCAAGGATGAACTAAATTAAATTCATCATGAAGAGTAAAGCATTTCACAATGCTCAATAAGAAACAGAGAGATTACAGTTCCACACTAAAATTTCAATGCACCAACATAAACTAGAAATCCCTCTTTCCTATTTTCATCCACAAACCAGAGAGGAGACACACAAAAAACTCAGAGAGCCGATTATACAACACACATGAGCCAATAAAGCGAAAAgagtctggaaaaaaaaaaaaaaaaaaaagcccataCATATTAGGTGTCTAAATATTTTCTGAGTATGGGATCGTAGTGAAGTACAGAGGACAACAACACCTTTTCTTTAATAATAGAATTTGATAATTCAATACGATTGAGTGGCCATATGAGTTCTGAGAAGGACCTCCTCATTTCGTCCCCAACATAGAGGTTGTGAATTGCCGACTTCGAATGAACTTAAGTATGGTTATAACTTTAATTCATTTTAATGTTAATACGGGGAAgtatttgttgatgttaatgaacTGCTAGGACCAAGCAAATTAAATATATGTCTGATCATGGTCACTATGTTGGATATTTTTATAGAGCAGTAGGATAATGTAATCTGTAGCTGGTAAAAGAGATTATGAGCTCTCTTTTAGTTGTATGCCATATTTTGTTGGTCATATTTGTATTTTCCTACTTTGCCCTCCTGAAATATTTAAAAAAGGAGTTGCTTTATTATTTTGCAAATAAATATATAGATTTGGGTGCAAAATGCCGGGTACTCAAGAAAGTCAGTAAACTTGATTTTAGAGGAGACAATTTAGACATTATCAAAAAGAGTCATGTTTTTCAGCTTTTACTTGGATTGGCTCATATTGTGGATTATTTGAAAGTTTGGTCgctttttctatttttctttttcatttcatccGTCTCTTGATTATTAGTTGAAAAAACTGGATTTTTTTGTTGTGTATGGAGTTCAAATTGTGGTGAGAGTACTATTTTTGTGGTGAAAATCAAATTAGAAAGTAAACCACCATGCTTGAAAGAAATTTGGAGTGATGTTATTTAGACTTGTTGGAAATAGTCTAAGGAGGTTGTCTACAAAATTTGAAGTTATTTTGTGGAGATTTGGACGTGTTTTCAACAAGAATTGCAACTGAAAATCACAGAAAAAGTTCATTTATGTATTAGTTAGCGACAtgttatacacttttatacaaggtggctatatttttatacattattataataCTTTTATACAAGGTAGCTACTTTGTTTATGTAGGTGTATAAATACTATTTATGTTTGTATAAACACTATTGCAAAATAAATGTTGGTTATGCAGGTGTAAATTGAAAAATATGATTACGTGGGTGAAAAATATTGactatatatttttgaaaagttTCCAAAAAATAAATATACTAATGTTTTTTGGACTCCTAAAAGTtgctttttcaaaattttgaatttttaaaatttatttaaaaatGGACTTTTCGTTGCAAAAACTATCAAACAAACACATTAAAGTTTTTAACTTATTTTTAAGAAGTTTAAATTGTATATACTGGTGGAATCTAGATTAATaacttagtaaactatactttacGTGAAATGAGCTAAAGTAACACTTATTTTGGGATTGAAGGAGTAGTGCTAACTAAAACGTGGCAAGTAATAAACACGTCATTGTAATGATGCAAAACCTCAATAAATAGCCCTCCACTTGAAAGGTTCTGCAGACGATTGAGCCCTCAGGAAATTAGCACCAATTGAGAGATATATCCTTTTCTGTCTTgtaacaacatatatacacacacatatagaaGAATTCTTCATACATCTGTAGATATAACACATTCCTTTAACTTTTGATCAGAGATAAAATTAGTTCGAAGCTTTTTGCAGACtgtttttctattttcttctcaCCAATATTCGCCGCATAATTCCTAGTCTTGTTAAAAAAAAGGTATGTTTAGCGGTCCTTGACTTTAATTACGTGGTCTTTTTTGTCAGTAACTTTTCATTTTTTAACTGTACAGTCTTTCAACGGTCTTTGCTCTTTACCAAAAATGATTCAGAGATTTTATATATGGTGTTGGAAAGTTGAAATTATATAGCGACTTGATCGATATTGCAAAAATCAGGCTTGCTATATTTTTACTAGTATTTAATTTCTCGACTGGTACCACCATCAATATTTCAATAGTATTAATAATCTTTCATTCCTTCTTGTTTATGCAGGTTTGTAATTAATTTTATCACGATGATGAATGTTGTGCCATTTGTTTCCTGCAAACAAGGTCTTCATCAGCCACTTATTAATTTCCGAGACGGTCTAACTATGGATCCCTTTATTCCCCGTAGACGAAAGGACAAGGTGGTGGTAGTTATTGGCGCAACAGGCACCGGAAAATCTAGACTTTCTATTGATCTTGCCAACCATTTTCCAGCAGAGGTTGTGAATAGTGACAAAATGCAAGTGTACAAAGGTCTCGATATAGTCAGTAATAAGGTGACAGAGGATGAGATTTGTGGAATCCCACATCATTTGTTAGCAATTGCTGATCCTAATGAAGTTTTCACTGCCACAGATTTTTGTAACCATGCTTCAATAGCTGTGGAGACGATCACAAGAAAGGGTCACCTACCGCTAATTGCTGGAGGGTCGAATTCGTACATTAAGGCACTAGTGAATGATGACATTGAATTTAAGTCCAGGTACGAATGTTGCTTTCTCTGGATTGATGTGAACTTGAAAATACTGCATCGGTTCGTGTCAGAACGAGTGGATAAGATGGTGAAAGACGGGCTAGTAGAGGAAGCGAGGGAATTTTTCAATCCTGAAGGTGATTACACAAGTGGAATAAGACGTGCAATCGGAGTACCAGAAATGGACCAATATTTCAGAAATGAGAATAATAAGCTGATCGGTGAAGATGCCCGCGATAGGATTCTTCAACGTGCCATTGGACAAATTAAGGCGAATACATGCAAATTGGCTACATGCCAACGCCAAAATATTCTTAGACTTGAGAGCCAACTAGGGTGGAATATAAATCGACTCGATGCCACTGAAGCATTTGAAAAGAAAGGTGATGAATCATGTCAAGCATGGCATAGGCTTGTATCGGAACCAAGTGCTCGATTTGTTCACCATTTTCTTTGTGAAGAACTTCTCAATATCCCTTCTCCTTCTCCATCTTCTTCTTCCTCATCAGCTTCCTTCTTGCCTTCAGCAGCTTCCATTATGGGAACAACCAAACCTCCTGCTGTTGTTACTGCAACGCACTAGAAGAATATTGTCCACGTCTTGATACTATAGTTCCCTATAGTTTCATAGTGGAGCAATATTTACAAAATCAATATTTTTGAGATTTTATTCGTACATTCAACAGATCTTTCCAGACAGACACAGAGTCTGCACGGAAGAATGGAAATACTTTCTTGGGAAGTCTTGTGATATTTTTCCTTCAGATTTGGACTTGAAATATCTCTTGGAATTCAGTGCCTTAGCCCCCATGCTACAGATTGTGAAGTGGTGGCAGCTATATTGCACTAGGTGCACGAGCAAATTTTTGATACCCTTTTGTCATTGGGTATTTTGTCTAGGTTCTTTAATTGTGGggtctttttaattttttgaatGTCTATATTGTAGTCTATGCACCTAAAATAAACCGTGTAGAACATTTGCCACCCTGCACCTTCACACAGAAAAAAAGAGAGGCTGAGTGGCATTTTGTTTTCTATATTCTGTACTTTGGCATGACCTGTATTATTTTCACTTTAATGTAAAAGTACTTTGCATTTATGTATATGAGGTGATGTCTAAGGAAATGCTTGATGTTTGTTTGTGATTCAATGAATGAATCATCAGTACGCGAGCAAGTGATATTGAGTTCCTCCACTTTGTTTTTTTAAATTCTGTTGTACAGAGCTAAGTTTGGTATTTTAATTTCTAATACAAGCAGAACGAGAGTTCTAAAACAGGTTAGCCAAAATTCAGTAGTTTTGGTCAAAACTTTATTTGTGTGTTAAGAAATTCAGTTATTATGTATAAACAATCTATCCAAAATTTGAGTAAGTTATCTTTTTTTAAAACCCATAAACTCATCAAATTTTGAATATGCCTATGTGGGCATCAAGCTTTTATATTTCCCGTTTATGGTAGATAAGGAATTAGCTATAGTTAGGTCAACATGTTTTCCTCCGTATGTCAACGGTTAAGCTTATTATGAAACAGATGATGCAAGCCCGTGCAAGCACGGACCTGGCACAGAAATTATTAAATTTATATCCAAATTTACTCTCATGTTCAAATTtattattaaaattaaaatatttgactCTCAAAATGTAAAAAATGTCACGTATATATATTTCAGTATTGAAACAAAGAATTGTTTGTAAAAAATGAAAGAGCTAGTTTAATTGGCCTACGGGGAGAATGCATGAATTGTTTTGTGGTCCCCTGATATCATACCCACGTAGAATAAGCAGCCACATATAGCATGTTGATTGCAAACCTaaggtaagggtaaggtctgcgtataatCTACCCTTCCTGGACCCCACATTGTAGAACTCACTGGGTATTGTGACCCTTTATCACCTTTAGATAAGGATTGGATTGGACTTAAAACTTCTAGAGGCGAACCTAGTATTACTCACTTTGTCTTTGCAGAGGACCTTATTCTTTTCTCTAAGGCCTCTAGAAGTTTTAAGTCCAATCCCCTACGAACTCTTGGTAgtttttttgttattaattatgaaaaaaagaagaagaaaaaaagcaaTGCATTCAATGGTGGATGTAATCTTCGGCAACAGATTTATTCGAACTCAGTGTTTTCGATGTGAAGCATGACTATATATGTGAAAATACACTAGAACTTCATTAATCACTACTCCCCTGGCCCAATAATTAATATGACGTGCTTTTCCTTTTATTATGTCCCAAAAAATAATACTAAtaccttttaaatttttttaataattttaattttaatcttTTCATTTTATCtttgagatgatttataaccaaagaaatatatatatatatatatatatatatatatatatatatatatatatatatggtgtgtTTTAGATTACAAATTGCAAAAgtcattttatttttctttatttttgtgcTCAAAGTGCATTACATTAAATGGGACGAAAGGAATAGATATGAACCCATGGGGGTGCTAATCTTCCTTGAATCCTGCACGAACACGGAATGTTTTGTGCATCAAGCTGCcttttgttttttaaattaaatttgacTGCATAACTTGAAAATTACATCAAGTTTAATATAAAAAACCTTAAAGATCAAACCTATCAAATTTAAATATCGAATCTGCCTCTAGGGTGTgctcggtatggaggaaaataagtgaatttcttacttattttctcatgttcgtttggttggtagaaaacattttcagggaaatacccacccaagccccacaactccaccccaaccccaccacccaataccacaccaaccccccccccccccactgcatgaacccataccacaccaacccccaccccccacccccaatttgtttatgaagttttaaattttttttctgGATTTCTAAACTagcacaaccccccccccccctcccccgaaaaaaatttcttaaaaaaagttttaaaagttacttttttCGGATTTTTACACCACCCCCTCCAATAACCAcacaaactttcaatttttttaataaaggtaaaattaaataggaagtagaaaattcgagaatctaaaaagaaaaattttcaaaacttaaaaaaaaaatttggaggaggggggggggggggtaaaaaaataaaaaactttttttaagaaaaaagaaaacatatTAAGGGTGGGGGGGGGGTAAAATGCGGTGTGGGgggagtggttgggggtgggttGAGTGGGGGCTGgtggtggggggaggggggaagggggagggatgtggtggtgtagaaacccaaaagattatttttttt
The sequence above is a segment of the Lycium barbarum isolate Lr01 chromosome 6, ASM1917538v2, whole genome shotgun sequence genome. Coding sequences within it:
- the LOC132599855 gene encoding adenylate isopentenyltransferase 5, chloroplastic-like, encoding MMNVVPFVSCKQGLHQPLINFRDGLTMDPFIPRRRKDKVVVVIGATGTGKSRLSIDLANHFPAEVVNSDKMQVYKGLDIVSNKVTEDEICGIPHHLLAIADPNEVFTATDFCNHASIAVETITRKGHLPLIAGGSNSYIKALVNDDIEFKSRYECCFLWIDVNLKILHRFVSERVDKMVKDGLVEEAREFFNPEGDYTSGIRRAIGVPEMDQYFRNENNKLIGEDARDRILQRAIGQIKANTCKLATCQRQNILRLESQLGWNINRLDATEAFEKKGDESCQAWHRLVSEPSARFVHHFLCEELLNIPSPSPSSSSSSASFLPSAASIMGTTKPPAVVTATH